The proteins below are encoded in one region of Mariprofundus sp. NF:
- a CDS encoding efflux RND transporter periplasmic adaptor subunit — protein MLLVLIVGLCVGYLLPGSSTNDNREQVSRGDGPCSGGAEAFAWRNPMNPAITSPVYTQDEMGMDYLPICADGERDTGSAGTVSIDATMVQNIGVRTVLAEKRTISRDIRTVGRVTFDEQRVARLHPKVEGWVEKLFVQKTGELVAKGTMLLAIYSPQLVASGEEYLLALKNWQQLKDSPFADVREGAKRLLQSSLDRLKLLDVPEHQLKEIRDSGIVPKALHIHSPFDGVVMKIGAREGSRITPDMELYMVADLSRIWVQVDVYEDELPWVQLGDEAEMRLPSVPGRIFKGRLSYIYPYLEGKTRTNKVRIEFDNADLMLKPDMFATITLKASRTVNAVAIPSEAIVRTGAREQVFVQREPGKFEPREVVVGLQADGQVQIISGLMAGERVVTSSQFLIDSESKLKEATAKMLETGSQPATAPHSGMQMDEQAAPKSKVMDHEGHDMGNMQMPASQPDHSHMHGDHHD, from the coding sequence ATGCTCTTAGTATTGATAGTGGGTCTCTGCGTTGGATATCTGTTGCCGGGCAGTTCGACGAACGACAACAGGGAGCAGGTCAGTCGTGGCGACGGCCCCTGTTCTGGCGGAGCGGAAGCATTCGCCTGGCGCAATCCAATGAATCCGGCCATCACCTCCCCTGTGTATACGCAGGATGAGATGGGCATGGATTACCTGCCGATTTGCGCTGACGGGGAACGGGATACTGGATCGGCGGGAACCGTAAGCATCGATGCGACCATGGTGCAGAACATCGGCGTGCGTACGGTGTTGGCTGAGAAGAGAACGATCTCCCGCGATATCCGCACAGTTGGTCGCGTCACCTTTGATGAGCAGCGGGTGGCGCGCTTGCATCCCAAGGTTGAGGGGTGGGTGGAGAAGCTGTTCGTCCAGAAAACCGGTGAGCTGGTGGCTAAAGGCACCATGCTGCTGGCGATCTATTCGCCGCAGCTGGTGGCCAGTGGTGAAGAGTATCTGTTGGCGCTGAAAAATTGGCAGCAGTTGAAGGACAGCCCGTTTGCCGATGTCAGGGAGGGGGCAAAACGACTACTGCAGAGCTCTCTTGATCGGCTCAAGCTGCTTGATGTGCCGGAGCACCAGCTTAAAGAGATTCGCGACAGTGGTATCGTGCCCAAAGCACTGCATATCCATTCGCCGTTCGATGGCGTTGTGATGAAAATCGGAGCCCGCGAAGGCAGCCGTATCACCCCGGATATGGAACTGTATATGGTCGCCGATCTCTCTCGCATCTGGGTGCAGGTTGATGTCTATGAGGATGAACTGCCGTGGGTGCAGCTTGGAGATGAGGCCGAGATGCGCCTGCCATCTGTGCCCGGGCGCATTTTCAAAGGGCGGCTGAGTTACATCTACCCCTATCTAGAAGGCAAAACCCGCACCAACAAGGTGCGTATCGAGTTTGATAATGCCGATCTGATGCTGAAACCGGATATGTTTGCCACCATCACACTGAAAGCATCACGCACGGTGAATGCCGTTGCGATACCAAGCGAGGCGATTGTGCGCACCGGAGCCCGTGAGCAGGTGTTTGTGCAGCGCGAGCCGGGCAAGTTTGAACCACGTGAAGTGGTGGTTGGATTGCAAGCCGATGGTCAGGTTCAGATTATTTCCGGCCTTATGGCAGGTGAAAGGGTGGTCACCAGCAGCCAGTTTTTGATCGATTCGGAATCCAAACTGAAAGAGGCGACTGCCAAGATGCTCGAAACCGGCAGTCAGCCAGCGACGGCCCCACACTCCGGCATGCAAATGGATGAGCAAGCTGCTCCGAAGTCGAAAGTGATGGATCACGAGGGCCATGATATGGGTAATATGCAGATGCCTGCCAGTCAGCCTGATCATTCACACATGCACGGAGATCATCATGACTAA
- a CDS encoding efflux RND transporter permease subunit: MIKKLIEASVKNRFLVLVATVIIVIAGMQAMRVMPLDAIPDLSDVQVIVFTDYAGQAPQVVEDQVTYPLTTAMLSVPHTKVVRGYSFFGFSMVYVIFEDKTDIYWARTRVLEYLNYARDRLPASVSPKLGPDATGVGWIYEYVLVDKSGNHDLAQLRTLQDWYMRYPLQTVEGVAEVASIGGFVKQYQVEVDPDALAAFNIPLSKVKHAIARSNNDVGGRLVEMGETEYMVRGLGYIRSIHDLEITPIGVDAHGTPIFLKQVAHVHLGPELRRGAADLNGEGEVAGGVVIMRYGENAQATIEKVREKLDELTRGLPEGVEILPVYDRGDLIERAVDNLTEKLIEESIVVALICLLFLMHARSALVAIISLPVGILMAFLIMQWQGISANIMSLGGIAIAIGAMIDGAIVMIENGHKHLERAVHEKQNLSPRRHEDTKKTNEQIDLTTSERWAVMLASSKEVGPALFFSLLIITVSFLPVFTLQAQEGRLFAPLAFTKTYAMAAAALLAVTLVPVLMGLFIRGRIPSEDQNPLNRVVKKLHRPLLALAVRLRGLTLMLAVLLLAVTAYPVMKTGSEFMPSLDEGDILYMPTTYPGISITKARELLQQTDKILKTFPEVESVFGKVGRAETATDPAPLSMLETTIRLKAKELWPDPAKTTRQLMDEMNVAIQFPGLANAWTYPIKTRIDMLSTGIKTPIGIKVSGPDLQVLEQVAGQIERAVKTHPDTLSSFADKAAGGYYLDFDIKREAAARYGLTVGDVQDVISSAIGGMNVTTTIEGLERYPVNVRYPRELRDNLQSLKRVLVPTPTGAQVPLSLVADLQLRRGPPSIKTEDARPNAWVYVDITTSDIGGFVEQAKEIVDREVKIPAGYTVSWSGQFEYMQRATERLKMVIPATLLIILLLLWLNFRNMMAPLTVMLSIPFALIGGFWLVWLLGYNISVAVAVGFIALAGVAVEIGVLVLTFIDQAVAHKRAEAIGPLSPEQLWQAVQEGVGRRVRPIAMTATAVIAGLLPIMWGSGTGSDVMQRIAAPMIGGMVTTTILCLIVLPVVYGLLLQWQHAPTSISSQDEFSNRSSDETKS, translated from the coding sequence ATGATTAAGAAACTTATTGAAGCTTCGGTTAAGAACCGTTTTCTGGTGCTGGTTGCGACCGTCATCATTGTCATTGCAGGCATGCAGGCGATGCGCGTCATGCCGTTGGATGCGATCCCCGATCTCTCTGATGTACAGGTCATTGTATTTACCGATTATGCCGGTCAGGCACCGCAGGTGGTTGAGGATCAGGTCACCTATCCGCTGACCACGGCGATGCTTTCTGTACCGCATACCAAGGTGGTGCGCGGTTACTCCTTCTTCGGTTTCTCAATGGTCTATGTCATTTTCGAAGATAAAACAGATATCTACTGGGCACGCACACGGGTGCTTGAATATCTCAATTATGCTCGTGACCGCCTGCCTGCCTCCGTTTCGCCAAAGCTTGGGCCCGATGCCACCGGTGTCGGCTGGATCTATGAGTATGTCCTGGTCGATAAATCCGGTAATCATGATCTGGCTCAGCTCAGGACGCTGCAGGACTGGTATATGCGCTATCCGCTGCAGACAGTCGAAGGGGTGGCAGAAGTCGCCTCTATAGGTGGTTTTGTGAAGCAGTATCAGGTCGAAGTTGATCCTGATGCACTGGCCGCCTTCAATATTCCCCTCTCCAAAGTGAAACATGCCATTGCACGCAGTAATAATGATGTCGGTGGTCGCCTGGTCGAGATGGGCGAAACCGAATATATGGTGCGCGGTCTGGGTTATATCCGCTCCATCCATGATCTGGAGATCACCCCGATTGGTGTGGATGCACACGGCACACCGATCTTTCTCAAGCAGGTGGCGCATGTGCATCTGGGGCCGGAGCTGCGGCGCGGTGCTGCTGATCTCAATGGAGAAGGTGAAGTGGCCGGTGGCGTAGTGATCATGCGTTACGGTGAGAATGCACAGGCCACCATAGAAAAAGTACGAGAAAAGCTCGATGAGCTGACCAGAGGGTTGCCCGAGGGGGTGGAGATTCTGCCGGTCTATGATCGCGGTGATTTGATAGAGCGGGCCGTGGATAACCTGACTGAAAAACTGATCGAGGAGTCGATCGTTGTGGCGCTGATCTGCCTGCTCTTCCTGATGCATGCGCGCAGTGCGCTGGTGGCCATCATCTCGCTACCTGTTGGTATTCTGATGGCCTTCCTGATTATGCAGTGGCAGGGCATCTCGGCCAATATCATGAGTCTGGGAGGCATTGCCATTGCCATCGGTGCGATGATTGATGGGGCCATCGTGATGATAGAGAACGGCCATAAACATCTGGAGCGGGCGGTTCATGAAAAGCAAAACCTTTCACCACGAAGGCACGAAGATACAAAGAAAACCAATGAACAAATTGATTTGACCACGAGTGAGCGCTGGGCCGTTATGCTTGCCTCTTCAAAAGAGGTGGGGCCAGCACTGTTCTTTTCACTGCTAATTATCACGGTCTCTTTTCTGCCGGTGTTTACACTGCAGGCGCAGGAGGGGCGTCTGTTTGCACCGCTGGCTTTTACTAAAACTTACGCCATGGCAGCAGCAGCGTTGCTTGCCGTGACACTGGTGCCGGTGCTGATGGGGCTGTTTATCCGTGGGCGCATTCCATCCGAAGATCAGAATCCGCTGAACCGCGTAGTGAAGAAGCTGCACAGGCCGCTGTTGGCACTGGCTGTGCGTCTGCGTGGTTTAACGCTCATGCTGGCCGTGCTTCTGCTTGCTGTGACTGCCTATCCGGTGATGAAAACCGGTTCGGAGTTTATGCCGTCGCTGGATGAGGGGGATATCCTCTATATGCCAACCACCTACCCCGGCATCTCCATCACCAAGGCGCGCGAGCTATTGCAGCAGACCGATAAAATCCTCAAGACCTTTCCTGAAGTCGAGTCGGTGTTCGGCAAGGTTGGACGTGCAGAAACAGCAACCGATCCGGCACCGCTCTCGATGCTGGAGACAACCATCCGTCTGAAAGCGAAGGAATTATGGCCTGATCCTGCTAAAACCACGCGCCAGCTGATGGATGAGATGAATGTCGCAATTCAATTTCCAGGGCTTGCCAATGCCTGGACCTATCCGATCAAAACGCGCATCGATATGTTATCCACGGGCATCAAAACACCGATTGGCATCAAGGTGTCCGGCCCGGATCTGCAGGTGTTGGAGCAGGTGGCCGGGCAGATCGAGCGGGCGGTGAAAACACACCCGGATACACTCTCCTCGTTTGCCGATAAAGCGGCAGGCGGTTACTACCTCGATTTCGATATTAAACGTGAGGCGGCAGCCCGTTACGGGCTGACTGTCGGTGATGTGCAGGATGTGATCTCCAGTGCCATCGGTGGCATGAATGTCACCACCACCATTGAGGGGCTTGAGCGTTATCCGGTGAATGTGCGTTACCCGCGTGAGTTGCGTGACAACCTGCAGTCACTCAAGCGTGTATTGGTGCCGACACCGACCGGTGCGCAGGTACCGTTGTCTCTGGTTGCTGATCTGCAGCTGCGCCGCGGCCCGCCATCAATCAAAACCGAGGATGCACGCCCCAATGCCTGGGTCTATGTTGATATCACAACCAGCGATATTGGCGGTTTTGTTGAGCAGGCCAAAGAGATTGTTGATAGAGAGGTGAAGATTCCTGCCGGTTATACGGTTAGCTGGTCCGGTCAGTTCGAGTACATGCAACGGGCCACAGAGAGGTTGAAGATGGTGATTCCGGCAACGCTGCTCATTATCTTGCTGCTGCTCTGGCTTAATTTCCGCAATATGATGGCACCACTGACGGTGATGCTCTCCATCCCCTTTGCTTTGATTGGCGGCTTCTGGCTGGTCTGGTTGCTCGGTTACAATATCTCTGTTGCTGTAGCCGTCGGTTTTATTGCACTGGCCGGTGTGGCAGTTGAGATCGGCGTGCTGGTGCTCACTTTTATCGATCAAGCCGTGGCACATAAAAGGGCGGAAGCAATCGGCCCACTAAGCCCTGAGCAGTTGTGGCAGGCGGTGCAGGAGGGTGTGGGCAGACGGGTGCGCCCGATTGCTATGACGGCCACGGCAGTGATTGCAGGCCTTTTGCCGATTATGTGGGGTTCAGGCACAGGTTCCGATGTCATGCAACGTATCGCAGCACCGATGATTGGTGGCATGGTTACCACTACGATACTCTGTCTGATTGTGTTACCCGTTGTTTATGGCCTGCTGCTTCAATGGCAGCATGCGCCAACTTCGATCAGTTCTCAGGACGAGTTTTCAAACAGGAGCAGTGATGAAACTAAATCTTAA
- the xth gene encoding exodeoxyribonuclease III: protein MQITTWNVNSLNVRLPHLLEFLSEFKPDVIALQETKIPDERFPAAEIEAAGYRVIFSGQKTYNGVAIISRDEASDIVTEIPGLDDPQRRLLAATINGVRIINVYIPNGQEVGSEKYDYKFRWLDAFQPFLQSELDSHSRLVLLGDYNITPGDFDVHDPSRWQGKITCSEREREMFAQLLDLGLRDSVRELHPDEPMFSWWDYRMNAFRRRWGIRIDHLLVTPAMQPLTAGVATDYRAKERPSDHAPVWVDFA from the coding sequence ATGCAAATCACCACCTGGAATGTGAACTCTCTCAACGTGCGCCTGCCGCATCTGCTTGAGTTCCTGAGTGAATTCAAACCCGATGTTATAGCGCTTCAGGAGACCAAAATTCCCGATGAGAGGTTCCCGGCTGCAGAGATCGAAGCTGCCGGTTACCGGGTCATTTTTTCCGGTCAGAAAACCTATAACGGTGTTGCCATCATTAGTCGTGATGAGGCCAGCGATATCGTCACAGAGATTCCCGGACTGGATGATCCACAGCGCCGACTACTGGCTGCAACCATCAACGGCGTGCGCATCATTAATGTCTACATTCCCAACGGTCAGGAGGTCGGCTCGGAGAAATACGACTACAAATTCCGCTGGCTCGATGCCTTTCAACCCTTCCTGCAAAGCGAGCTGGATTCGCACAGCCGACTCGTGCTGCTCGGTGACTACAATATCACGCCGGGTGATTTTGATGTGCACGACCCCAGTCGCTGGCAGGGTAAAATCACCTGTTCAGAGCGGGAGCGCGAGATGTTTGCTCAACTACTGGATCTGGGGCTGAGAGACAGCGTGCGCGAGCTGCATCCTGATGAGCCGATGTTCAGCTGGTGGGACTACCGCATGAATGCATTTCGACGGCGTTGGGGGATTCGCATTGATCATCTGCTGGTCACCCCTGCCATGCAGCCGCTTACTGCCGGTGTGGCCACCGACTACCGTGCCAAAGAGCGGCCCAGCGACCATGCGCCGGTGTGGGTCGATTTTGCCTGA
- a CDS encoding secondary thiamine-phosphate synthase enzyme YjbQ, which produces MKQFQKTLVIQCHEQGFNDFTRALKMEVHQANFDGGLLNLFTQDVGCSLSIQEKNGPGNRQKMEIMTGHQATEAHAKADLHEVDLHDHTRMAMTTPSLTIPIQNGRPVLGTWQAVCLYEHHSHAKTRHIFLHIVGN; this is translated from the coding sequence ATGAAACAATTTCAGAAGACTCTGGTCATTCAATGCCATGAACAGGGTTTCAATGATTTCACACGTGCGCTGAAAATGGAGGTGCATCAAGCCAATTTCGATGGCGGTCTGCTCAATCTGTTCACTCAGGATGTCGGCTGCTCACTGAGTATTCAGGAAAAAAATGGCCCGGGAAACCGGCAGAAGATGGAGATTATGACCGGCCATCAGGCCACCGAGGCACATGCCAAGGCTGATCTGCATGAGGTCGACCTGCATGACCATACACGCATGGCTATGACCACCCCTTCACTCACAATTCCGATACAGAATGGTCGCCCGGTGCTTGGCACCTGGCAGGCCGTATGCCTCTATGAGCATCACTCCCATGCAAAAACAAGGCACATTTTTCTGCATATCGTCGGCAATTAG
- the lgt gene encoding prolipoprotein diacylglyceryl transferase, with the protein MTWSGIDPVALQLGPLAIHWYGLMYIAGFFGTWYLVRLQLKQAGLWETRVSHDAYEGLFTTLILGVILGGRLAYVLFYNFDYYLDHPIEALYIWQGGMSFHGGMVGPLIAGWWYCKKHDLPFLALADRFFTVAPLGLMFGRLGNFINGELWGRTTDVSWGVIFPHAGPEPRHPSQLYEMVLEGLLLFVVLWLLRNKAWPEGARVAIFLSGYAVARIFCENFREPDEQLGFLFGPVTMGMLLSSAMLIAGLIWLSKLFLGRERKASGE; encoded by the coding sequence ATGACATGGAGCGGCATTGATCCTGTAGCGCTACAACTCGGCCCGCTGGCCATTCACTGGTATGGCCTGATGTATATCGCCGGCTTTTTCGGCACCTGGTATCTGGTACGTCTGCAGCTGAAGCAGGCAGGGCTGTGGGAAACACGCGTTAGTCACGATGCCTACGAAGGGCTGTTCACCACACTGATTCTCGGTGTCATCCTCGGTGGTCGCCTCGCCTACGTGCTGTTCTATAACTTCGATTATTACCTCGATCACCCGATTGAAGCGCTCTATATCTGGCAGGGTGGCATGTCGTTTCACGGCGGTATGGTCGGCCCGCTGATCGCCGGCTGGTGGTACTGCAAAAAGCATGATCTGCCGTTTCTGGCGCTGGCTGATCGCTTTTTTACCGTTGCACCTCTGGGTCTGATGTTCGGGCGCCTCGGCAACTTTATTAATGGTGAACTGTGGGGCCGCACTACCGACGTCTCATGGGGCGTCATCTTTCCCCATGCCGGGCCGGAACCGAGACATCCCAGCCAACTCTATGAGATGGTACTGGAGGGACTGCTGCTGTTTGTGGTGTTGTGGCTGCTGCGCAACAAGGCCTGGCCGGAGGGGGCACGCGTGGCGATCTTCCTCAGCGGTTATGCCGTTGCACGCATCTTCTGTGAGAATTTCAGAGAGCCGGATGAGCAGCTTGGTTTCCTCTTTGGGCCGGTCACCATGGGTATGCTGCTCTCATCAGCGATGCTGATCGCTGGCCTGATCTGGCTGAGTAAGCTATTTCTAGGCAGAGAACGAAAAGCCTCAGGCGAGTAG
- a CDS encoding TolC family protein, protein MHILKTGWLLPALLSCTTVAFATTPLTLKQAEQMALQNNPGLHAQGQQAEAMRAIPAQVGSLPDPVLSLNAMNLPVDSFSTSQENMTQMQVAFSQALPFPGKLGLRQQAAEQLAAAAASDSEEFRLLLLRHVRLRWWNLAYLERALETVQHNQVMLRHLVRVAEAKYKTGGGLQQDVLLAQLELSKLLERELSLKSDHLREQAELNRLLGRGSREAIDLPESLPEHAETPVDIVALKRWAEEHRPLLTGFEQRIAAAESMVSLAEKDYYPDFKLAAAYGFRQGINPANRQSRPDLASLSLSFNMPFNSGGKQDRAVDQRRAEKERARLSKQDAVNQVHAEIDIAAAELAMALEQLSLFRHGIIPQARQTTASMLAGYQVNKVDFLNLVRARLNEFNNDIQYWHLYARAGQAQARLAAASAKEQAVPQAQRDSVFGQTTVEMGSLR, encoded by the coding sequence ATGCATATCCTCAAAACCGGCTGGTTGCTGCCAGCACTTCTTAGTTGTACCACGGTGGCTTTTGCGACAACGCCACTGACGCTGAAACAGGCAGAGCAGATGGCGCTGCAAAACAATCCCGGGCTGCATGCTCAGGGGCAGCAGGCAGAAGCGATGCGGGCGATTCCGGCGCAGGTGGGCTCACTTCCCGACCCTGTACTTAGCCTGAATGCCATGAATCTGCCGGTCGACTCCTTCTCCACCTCTCAGGAAAATATGACGCAGATGCAGGTGGCTTTTTCACAGGCACTGCCATTTCCCGGCAAGCTTGGCTTGAGGCAGCAGGCCGCTGAGCAGTTGGCCGCAGCTGCAGCCAGCGACAGTGAAGAGTTTCGCCTGCTGCTGTTGCGCCATGTGCGTCTGCGCTGGTGGAACCTTGCCTATCTGGAACGGGCTCTGGAGACGGTGCAGCACAACCAGGTGATGCTGCGTCATCTGGTGCGGGTGGCAGAAGCCAAGTATAAAACCGGTGGCGGATTGCAGCAGGATGTATTGCTGGCGCAGCTTGAACTCTCCAAGCTACTGGAGCGTGAACTCTCCCTGAAATCAGATCATCTGCGTGAACAGGCTGAACTCAACAGACTGCTTGGTCGGGGTAGCAGAGAGGCGATTGATCTGCCTGAATCCCTTCCGGAGCACGCTGAAACCCCTGTTGATATTGTGGCGCTGAAACGCTGGGCTGAAGAGCATCGGCCACTGCTGACCGGTTTTGAGCAACGCATCGCGGCAGCGGAGAGTATGGTTTCGCTGGCCGAGAAAGATTATTACCCCGATTTCAAACTGGCTGCAGCTTATGGTTTCCGGCAGGGCATTAATCCGGCGAATCGCCAGTCGCGCCCCGATCTGGCGTCACTAAGCCTGTCGTTCAATATGCCGTTTAACAGTGGTGGCAAGCAGGACCGGGCGGTTGATCAGCGCAGGGCAGAGAAAGAGCGGGCCCGCCTGTCAAAGCAGGATGCGGTGAATCAGGTTCATGCAGAAATTGATATCGCTGCCGCAGAGCTGGCTATGGCGCTGGAGCAGTTATCCCTGTTTCGGCACGGTATTATTCCGCAGGCGCGCCAGACCACCGCTTCTATGCTGGCCGGATACCAGGTGAATAAGGTCGATTTCCTTAATCTGGTTCGTGCCCGCCTCAACGAATTCAATAACGATATCCAGTATTGGCATCTCTACGCCCGCGCCGGCCAAGCACAGGCCCGGCTTGCTGCAGCATCGGCAAAGGAGCAAGCGGTACCTCAGGCGCAGCGCGATAGCGTTTTTGGGCAAACAACAGTTGAGATGGGGAGTCTCCGATGA
- a CDS encoding undecaprenyl-diphosphate phosphatase: MQNIATESVDYIQAIFLALIQGITEFLPISSSAHLALVPLLTSWPDQGLAFDCVVHLGSLTAVVFYFRSDLARMASGFTVTLKQRSISADRDGYMAWLIGFATIPVGLFGLTFKDMIENDFRSLTVIGTTSIIFGLLLWLADTEDKNSKTESSWNLRDVMIIGVAQAIALIPGTSRSGITMTAALMMGYNRETAARFSFLLSIPVIILAGGIKIRDWIEQPDQAAGLLELLIGYGLSAISAYLCIHYFLKYLQRIGMGPFVIYRILLGAVLLWMVY, from the coding sequence ATGCAAAACATCGCCACAGAGTCGGTTGATTACATCCAGGCCATTTTCCTCGCACTGATTCAGGGTATCACTGAATTTCTGCCCATCTCCTCATCTGCCCATCTGGCGCTGGTGCCACTGCTGACAAGCTGGCCGGATCAGGGGCTGGCCTTTGACTGCGTGGTACATCTGGGTTCACTCACCGCTGTAGTTTTCTACTTCCGTTCAGATCTGGCACGTATGGCATCCGGCTTTACCGTGACACTGAAACAGCGCTCTATCTCTGCTGATCGTGATGGTTATATGGCCTGGCTCATCGGCTTTGCAACAATTCCGGTGGGCCTGTTCGGCTTAACCTTTAAAGATATGATTGAGAATGACTTTCGTTCACTGACCGTTATCGGCACCACTTCGATCATCTTCGGTCTGCTGCTCTGGCTGGCCGACACAGAGGATAAAAACAGCAAAACCGAAAGCTCATGGAACCTGCGTGATGTGATGATCATAGGTGTAGCGCAGGCCATTGCCCTGATTCCCGGCACATCGCGCTCAGGCATCACCATGACTGCCGCCCTGATGATGGGGTATAACCGTGAGACAGCAGCCCGCTTCTCATTTCTACTCTCCATCCCGGTGATCATTCTGGCTGGCGGCATCAAAATCAGGGATTGGATTGAACAGCCCGATCAGGCTGCAGGTCTGCTTGAGCTGCTGATCGGTTATGGTCTCTCTGCCATCTCGGCCTATCTCTGTATTCACTATTTCCTCAAATATCTGCAGCGTATCGGCATGGGCCCTTTTGTAATCTATCGCATTCTGCTTGGCGCCGTCCTGCTCTGGATGGTCTACTAA
- the sppA gene encoding signal peptide peptidase SppA translates to MRKFFSTLMTWLDRFRRILVNGFFLIFILIFILAVTSEQASVPNDAALVINPTGKIVEELELPSSALLPSGLNVSAPNQTNLHDLTASIRFAASDPRIRLMVLKLDQMEATSLPKLQEIRSAIEDFKKSEKMVIAIGPNYSQSQYYLAATADQVFLNPLGVVAISGFSVYRNYFKDLLAKLNIDVQLFKAGEYKSAVEPLVRNSMSDADRRANKQVIDLLWSEYKQDLAAMRDLKEDRLQTVLDRPSEFLAQHNNSLAELAKAEGLVDALADYGDIENYISGAMGHQAGEYPFIELQHYMAAASSEEPPAKKDRVGIITASGMILDGKQPPGTVGGATMAEMLAQARKDPNIRAVVIRVDSPGGSAQASEVIRAEVKRLQASRKPVIVSMGSVAASGGYWLSAPADEIWASPTTITGSIGAFGVLANVSRGLNELGVHTDGLGTTSVAAGIRGDRALPEELSRVMQLSIEFIYHRFLQVVSDGRKMPIEKVAEVAEGRVWSGKDALRLGLVDALGSFDDAVAAAARRANLESYSRVWIEQPMGLREMLLVKLFGNANSYVSGIFYGLERKLLALTGVHLPAQSLRHMGQLAEMIGLSDRHPSIFAICNVEVTP, encoded by the coding sequence ATGAGAAAATTCTTCAGCACATTGATGACCTGGCTTGACCGCTTTCGCCGGATTCTGGTCAACGGCTTCTTCCTTATTTTTATTCTTATCTTCATTCTGGCCGTGACAAGCGAGCAGGCCTCTGTGCCCAATGATGCAGCGCTGGTGATTAATCCGACGGGTAAAATTGTTGAAGAGCTGGAGTTGCCATCATCGGCGTTGCTGCCCAGCGGCTTGAATGTCTCTGCCCCGAATCAGACCAACCTGCATGATCTTACTGCCTCGATCCGTTTTGCCGCCTCTGATCCGCGCATTCGCCTGATGGTGCTTAAGCTGGATCAGATGGAGGCGACCTCACTGCCCAAGCTGCAGGAGATCAGATCGGCCATCGAAGATTTCAAGAAGAGCGAGAAGATGGTGATCGCCATTGGCCCGAACTACAGTCAGTCGCAATACTATCTGGCTGCTACAGCCGATCAGGTGTTCCTCAACCCACTCGGTGTCGTAGCCATCTCCGGCTTCAGTGTCTACCGCAACTACTTCAAAGATCTGCTGGCCAAACTGAATATCGATGTACAACTGTTTAAGGCGGGCGAATATAAATCTGCGGTGGAGCCGCTGGTTCGCAATTCGATGTCGGATGCTGATCGCCGGGCCAACAAGCAGGTGATTGATCTGCTCTGGAGTGAGTACAAACAGGATCTGGCGGCCATGCGTGATCTAAAGGAGGACCGACTGCAGACGGTGCTGGACAGACCCTCAGAATTTCTTGCGCAGCACAACAACAGTCTTGCCGAATTGGCCAAGGCCGAAGGGTTAGTTGATGCACTGGCTGATTATGGCGATATTGAGAATTACATCTCCGGAGCCATGGGCCATCAAGCAGGTGAATACCCATTTATTGAGTTGCAGCACTATATGGCGGCAGCCAGCAGCGAAGAGCCGCCTGCCAAGAAGGATCGCGTAGGTATTATCACTGCCAGCGGCATGATTTTAGATGGCAAACAGCCCCCGGGAACAGTAGGTGGTGCAACCATGGCTGAGATGCTGGCACAGGCGCGCAAGGATCCCAATATCAGAGCAGTTGTGATTCGTGTGGATAGTCCCGGTGGCAGCGCCCAGGCCTCCGAGGTGATTCGTGCCGAGGTCAAACGACTGCAGGCAAGCCGTAAGCCGGTCATCGTATCAATGGGCAGTGTCGCCGCCTCAGGTGGTTACTGGTTATCGGCACCGGCTGATGAGATATGGGCATCCCCTACCACCATTACCGGCTCTATTGGCGCCTTCGGTGTATTGGCTAATGTCAGCAGAGGGCTGAACGAGCTAGGTGTTCATACAGACGGACTGGGCACAACCTCCGTTGCTGCCGGTATTCGCGGTGATCGTGCCCTGCCTGAAGAGTTGAGCCGGGTGATGCAGCTCTCCATCGAATTTATCTATCACCGTTTTCTGCAGGTCGTTTCAGATGGCAGAAAAATGCCAATAGAGAAAGTTGCAGAGGTGGCTGAGGGACGTGTCTGGAGTGGTAAAGATGCGCTGCGCCTTGGTCTGGTTGATGCGCTCGGAAGTTTCGATGATGCGGTTGCCGCAGCGGCGAGACGGGCCAATCTGGAGAGTTATAGCAGAGTCTGGATTGAGCAGCCGATGGGACTGCGTGAGATGCTATTGGTGAAACTGTTCGGCAATGCCAACAGCTATGTATCAGGAATCTTTTACGGACTGGAGCGGAAACTGCTGGCACTGACAGGCGTGCATCTGCCTGCGCAATCGCTCCGGCATATGGGCCAACTGGCAGAGATGATCGGCCTCTCTGATCGCCATCCGAGCATATTCGCCATCTGCAATGTGGAAGTAACACCATAA